A stretch of the Erpetoichthys calabaricus chromosome 3, fErpCal1.3, whole genome shotgun sequence genome encodes the following:
- the LOC114647829 gene encoding cytochrome c oxidase subunit 6B1-like, which yields MPDNIQEKLAKYHTAVFDARFHNTNQIKHCWQNYLNDQRCLKALTAKGEQVTSCEWYHKMYKSMCPISQVTKWDEHQGAKTFLGKL from the coding sequence ATGCCAGACAACATTCAGGAAAAGCTGGCCAAGTACCATACTGCTGTCTTTGATGCAAGGTTCCATAATACAAATCAGATCAAGCATTGCTGGCAGAATTACCTCAATGACCAAAGATGCTTAAAGGCGTTGACAGCCAAAGGAGAACAAGTCACATCCTGTGAGTGGTACCACAAGATGTATAAGTCCATGTGTCCCATATCCCAGGTTACAAAATGGGATGAACATCAGGGGGCTAAAACTTTCCTTGGAAAActatga